The following is a genomic window from Leptospira bouyouniensis.
TGAACTTCTAATGGAATTACAAATTATGCGAGTTGCAAACCAAAAAGGATACACTCTTTCTGGTGGCGAACGAAGACGTTGTGAAATTGCAAGGGCATTGGTTACAAATCCTGATTTTATTTTGTTAGATGAACCATTTGCAGGTGTTGACCCAATCGCTGTAAAGGATATCCAAAATGTGATTCAATCATTAAAAGAAAGAGGGCTCGGAATTCTAATCACAGACCACAATGTTAGGGAAACACTTAAAATTACAGATCGAGCCTATATTATGTATAGTGGAAGGATTTTGATTTCAGGCAGTGCCGATGATTTGATCAATGATCCGGAAACACGACGAATTTATTTAGGTGAGGATTTTAAACTCTAAATGAAACTTGGGGCATCACTTTCACAACGCCAAACACAAAAACTGGTGATGACCCAGGACCTACGTCAGTCTATTGAACTTTTATCATTATCTACTTTAGAACTCTCAGATAAAATCCAAAACGAATTACTTGAAAATCCTCTTTTAGATGAGTTGGGAGTTGATGAAAAAACAAAAATGCCTGAACTCTTTTCTATCGATGAAGTGAAACGATTGGAAAAACTGAATCATGAAAAGAGTACAGATGTAAATTGGCAAGATAGTTATTCATTAGAAGGCCCACGTTCTTATGATTCAGAGGCAAGTGATAGAAACCAAAAATATATTGAGTCATCAACAAGAGGGGAAACATTAGAAGAACACCTTTTAAATCAGCTTCGTCTCATCAAACTTACTAAGTTAGAATTTGAAATTGGTGAAGTATTGATTAGTATGATTGATGAAAAGGGTTTTATCACTGATGATTTGTCCATTGTCTCTAAAGAAATGGGATACCCTGAGTTAAAAGTCCGTAGAGTTTTACAAGTGATCAATGAGCTTGATCCGATTGGGATTGGTGCAAAGGATATGCAAGAGACCCTGCTCATTCAGGGTAAGATTTTATTCCCAGACAATATACTACTCCACCAATTGATTGGTGAATTTTTATCGGATTTAGAAAAAGTAGATTATAAAAAAATCGCAAAAAATTTAAAAATTACAGAAGAAGAGATTTTAAGTTTAGCAAGATTGATCAAAAAATTAGAACCTTATCCAGCTACAACTTACCAAGGTCGTAAAATTGATTATGTAGTTGCTGATGTTGTCGTAAAAGAAGTAGGTAACGAATTTAATATATTTATAAACGATGAATGGTTACCTAAACTTACTATCCAAGAAGAATACAAAGAGCTCCTGAGTCAAAAACTTCCACCAAAAGAAAAGGAATATTTCCAAACTAAATATAGTTCAGCCCAGTGGCTCATTCGGTCTATCCAACAACGTAGACAAACCTTACAAAGAGTTGTCAGTTGTATCATAGACTTTCAAGTCGATTTTTTTCGTGGTGGGATTGGATTTATCAAACCACTCACGTTAAAAGAAGTCGCAGAGAAACTTGGTTTACATGAATCTACAATTTCGCGCATTACAACCAATAAATACATACAAACAACCTGGGGTATTTTTGAGCTAAAATGGTTTTTTTCTTCAGGTGTTAAATCAGCTGAAGGTGGAAAAGAAAGTTCCAAAAAAATTCATGAAATCATTCGGAATCTAGTGAAAGAAGAAGATGAAAACAATCCATTGTCTGACCAAGATATAGTCGAACTGATGGAAAAAAAAGGTATTGAAATTGCACGTAGAACCGTAGCAAAATACCGAAAGGTTTTAAGAATCCTTCCTTCCAACGAAAGAAAACGTATTAGTTCGCTCAAGGGGTAAACAATGCCAGTACCTGGAATCACAGTGGAAACCATTCTCCGCGATCATGACGATTTACAACTTGTTCTAGTGACAGGCGAAGTCGGACTCTCGAATCGAATCAATAGTGCTGAAATCAATCGACCTGGATTGTCACTGACTGGTTTTTTTGATTTTTTTGCGAATGACCGAATTCAGATTTTGGGAAAAGGGGAATGGGCGTATCTCAATTCCTTATCGGAAGAAAAGTTAAGTGAAATTACCGATAAATTTTTTGAATTCCATCTCAATTGTATCATTTATACACATGGGAATGAACCCCAACTTCCATTTGTGGAAAGGGCAAAAGAGAAAGGAATTCCATTATTCAAAACAGAAATTGCAACTCATCGCTTTATCACATTAATCTCTCAAATTTTAGATAGAGCTTTGGCACCAAGGACCATGCGCCACGGTGTTCTCATTGAAGTTTTTGGAATCGGAACCTTACTCACCGGGAGATCTGGAGTAGGGAAAAGTGAAACTGCACTTGAGCTCATCGAACGAGGTCACCGCCTAGTTGCTGATGATATGGTTGAAATACGAAGACTAAGTGAAAGTTATTTGATTGGGTCTTGTTCTGATTTACTTCGCCATCATATGGAAATTCGAGGACTTGGCATACTTAACATCAAAGACTTGTTTGGTGTTGGTTCGGTTAGGGATCACAAACTCATTGAACTCATAATTAATTTAAAAGAATGGGAAGAACAAACTTCGGGTGATTACGAGAGAACCGGAATTGAACAAAGTATGGAAGAAATACTTGGTGTATCAGTTCCTTATATCGAAATTCCTGTCAAACCGGGAAGAAATATTCCTATCATTGTGGAGACCGCTGCGATGAACCAAAGGTTACGTAAGATGGGAAAAAATAGCGCAAAAGAATTTTCAAATAAACTCAATACTTATATTCAGCAGAGCACAATTGAAACAAATCCGATTAAAGATTAGAG
Proteins encoded in this region:
- the lptB gene encoding LPS export ABC transporter ATP-binding protein yields the protein MENLVKIYNKRKVVDGVSFYIKKGEIVGLLGPNGAGKTTSFYMSVGFVTPDEGHVFIDNEDLTKAPMHIRARMGVGYLAQEASIFRKLTVAENLEAILETMNLPGDEIIRRRDELLMELQIMRVANQKGYTLSGGERRRCEIARALVTNPDFILLDEPFAGVDPIAVKDIQNVIQSLKERGLGILITDHNVRETLKITDRAYIMYSGRILISGSADDLINDPETRRIYLGEDFKL
- the rpoN gene encoding RNA polymerase factor sigma-54; amino-acid sequence: MKLGASLSQRQTQKLVMTQDLRQSIELLSLSTLELSDKIQNELLENPLLDELGVDEKTKMPELFSIDEVKRLEKLNHEKSTDVNWQDSYSLEGPRSYDSEASDRNQKYIESSTRGETLEEHLLNQLRLIKLTKLEFEIGEVLISMIDEKGFITDDLSIVSKEMGYPELKVRRVLQVINELDPIGIGAKDMQETLLIQGKILFPDNILLHQLIGEFLSDLEKVDYKKIAKNLKITEEEILSLARLIKKLEPYPATTYQGRKIDYVVADVVVKEVGNEFNIFINDEWLPKLTIQEEYKELLSQKLPPKEKEYFQTKYSSAQWLIRSIQQRRQTLQRVVSCIIDFQVDFFRGGIGFIKPLTLKEVAEKLGLHESTISRITTNKYIQTTWGIFELKWFFSSGVKSAEGGKESSKKIHEIIRNLVKEEDENNPLSDQDIVELMEKKGIEIARRTVAKYRKVLRILPSNERKRISSLKG
- the hprK gene encoding HPr(Ser) kinase/phosphatase, with the translated sequence MPVPGITVETILRDHDDLQLVLVTGEVGLSNRINSAEINRPGLSLTGFFDFFANDRIQILGKGEWAYLNSLSEEKLSEITDKFFEFHLNCIIYTHGNEPQLPFVERAKEKGIPLFKTEIATHRFITLISQILDRALAPRTMRHGVLIEVFGIGTLLTGRSGVGKSETALELIERGHRLVADDMVEIRRLSESYLIGSCSDLLRHHMEIRGLGILNIKDLFGVGSVRDHKLIELIINLKEWEEQTSGDYERTGIEQSMEEILGVSVPYIEIPVKPGRNIPIIVETAAMNQRLRKMGKNSAKEFSNKLNTYIQQSTIETNPIKD